The Primulina tabacum isolate GXHZ01 chromosome 16, ASM2559414v2, whole genome shotgun sequence genome window below encodes:
- the LOC142528292 gene encoding non-specific lipid transfer protein GPI-anchored 10-like — MSCLPHPCAPFVQGVEASQVQSCCDSLNQLYGQKHTCLCPFLNDPSALSSFPINTTLALELPQLCNLQIDPSICGGASLPSTSPGAQVSLGARPNSTVAASPVVTVAPRPSIMGFGIRNAEVRLKVKSQLLVLLMATIYFSADK, encoded by the exons ATGAGCTGTCTG CCCCATCCATGTGCGCCGTTCGTGCAAGGCGTGGAAGCTTCACAAGTGCAGTCATGCTGTGATAGTCTTAACCAACTCTACGGCCAGAAGCATACTTGCCTTTGTCCATTCCTCAATGACCCGTCTGCCTTGAGTTCGTTTCCTATCAACACAACGCTTGCTCTAGAGTTGCCTCAGCTGTGCAATCTCCAAATAGACCCTTCTATTTGCGGAG GAGCTTCCTTGCCATCTACTTCCCCTGGTGCTCAAGTTTCCCTCGGGGCAAGACCGAATTCAACAGTTGCAG CTTCTCCAGTAGTAACAGTAGCGCCTCGACCGAGCATTATGGGATTTGGAATTCGCAATGCCGAAGTGAGGCTGAAGGTGAAAAGCCAATTGTTGGTTCTTCTGATGGCTACAATTTATTTCAGTGCTGACAAATGA
- the LOC142528293 gene encoding non-specific lipid transfer protein GPI-anchored 10-like, which translates to MKINGEFASKLTSKTCVTDLTCAMPFHLPLLPISLFLVFLHCVSLKTIAHNTIAERGPNLLSLAPCAPFMQGVAASPVQSCCDSLNQLYGQKPTCLCPFLNDPSALSSFPINTTLALELPQLCNLQIDPSICGGASLPSTSPGAQVSLGPRPNSTVAASPVVTVAPRPSIMGFRIRNAEVSLKVKSQLWCLLMATIYFSADK; encoded by the exons ATGAAAATCAATGGCGAATTCGCCTCAAAACTCACAAGCAAAACTTGCGTTACCGACCTAACTTGTGCAATGCCTTTTCATCTCCCTCTTCTCCCCATATCGCTCTTTCTTGTGTTTCTCCATTGTGTTTCCCTAAAGACCATTGCCCATAACACAATTGCTGAGCGTGGGCCGAATTTGCTAAGTTTAGCCCCATGTGCGCCGTTCATGCAAGGCGTGGCAGCTTCACCAGTGCAGTCATGTTGTGATAGTCTTAACCAACTCTACGGCCAGAAGCCTACTTGCCTTTGTCCATTCCTCAATGACCCGTCTGCCTTGAGTTCGTTTCCTATCAACACAACGCTTGCTCTAGAGTTGCCTCAGCTGTGCAATCTCCAAATAGACCCTTCTATTTGCGGAG GAGCTTCCTTGCCATCTACTTCCCCTGGTGCTCAAGTTTCCCTTGGGCCAAGACCAAATTCAACAGTTGCGG CTTCTCCAGTAGTAACAGTAGCGCCCCGACCGAGCATTATGGGATTTAGAATTCGCAATGCCGAAGTGAGTCTGAAGGTGAAAAGCCAATTGTGGTGTCTTCTGATGGCTACAATTTATTTCAGTGCTGACAAATGA